From Streptomyces sp. NBC_01551:
AGAGCGTCAACCACCTCCAGGCGATCTGCGCCTACCTGTTGGGCAAGGAGGACTGGGACAACCTGCTCCCGGCCGCCGACGCCATGGCCAACAAGGGCCGGCTCTCCTCACCGCTCGCCGAGCGCGACGGCCGCGTCTACTGGTGCGCCGAGCACCTCGACGACACCGAGGGCCGCCGGATACTGGACGTCACCGACCAGGGATTCCACACCACTGCGCTCTCGGCCCTGCGGCTCGGCAACCGCCTCACCTCGTACGCGGACGACGGGCGCGGAACGGTCACCCTCAGCGGCTCCGTCGTGAACCCGCTGGGGCGCATCAAACCCGACGCCGACCTCAAGGCGACGCTCGAATTCCGGGCCCGGCGGCAGATCGGCGTACGGTCTTTCAGCTTCCCGGTGGCAACCGTGCGCCACGCGGGTGACTCGATCGAGTGGACTGTGACGGCCGACGTCGCCGGCACCGTGCGCCCCCTCGGCATCATCGACGCCGTCTGGGACGTCCGCCTGAAACTGACGGCGGGCCGCGACCGGATCACCAGCCGCGTCGCGATCGGCGGGGTCGACCTGGAGAACGCGGCCCGACTGCGCGTGCGCCCCCGGCTGACCCGGCTGGTCTCCGACCGATTCGAGCCGGAGATGACCCGCAAGGGCAACCTCTCGTACGTCCTGACCGCCCAGGGCCCCGCCGCCGTCCGCACCCGGACGCTGATCGACAGCGCCATGCACGGCAAGGCCGCGGGCGTGGTCAAGCGCGGCCTGCGGCGGGCGCTGAAGGCCCGCAGGAACATCGGCTCGGGTGAACAGAAGGTGAAGCTGTACCACGAGGTCTTCTCGAAATTGCCCGTCCGCAAGGGCACGGTGGTCTTCGAGAGCCACATGGGCAAGCAGTACAGCGACAGTCCGCGGGCGATCTACGAGGAGCTCGTCCGCCAGGACGCCCCCTTCGAGGCGATCTGGTCCTACGCGGGCGCCAAGCCCACCGGCTTCCCCCCGGAGGCCACCCTCGTCAAGCGCTGGAGCTGGCCGTACCTGCGGGCGCTGGCGCAGGCCGAGTACTGGGTCGACAACCAGGGCTTCCCGCTGGCCCTCGCCAAGCGCCCGGGAACCACGTACATCCAGACCTGGCACGGCTCCGCGCTCAAGCGGATGGGCTTCCACGAACCCCGTACCAAGGCCCAGGGCAAGGACGGGCAGGACCGCTTCCAGGCGGCCATCGACCGCTTCGACCACTTCCTGATCCGCTCCGAGCACGACGCCCGCACGCTCGCCAAGGCCTTCCGGCTGCGCGAGGAGGTGCTGCTGCGCACCGGCTACCCGCGCAACGACGCCCTGGTCGCGGCGCAGCGGGAGGAGGCGCAGAGCGGGGAGCGGGTGCGCGGGCCGCTCGCCGCCGAGCTGGGCATCGACCCTGAGAAGAAGGTGCTGCTGTACGCGCCGACGTTCCGCGCGGGTGCGGACGGCGCGGTGGAGGGCTTCGAGTTCCCGTTCGACGTGGACGAGTTCGCCGACCGGCTCGGCGACCGCTTCACGCTGCTGGTGCGCACCCACTACCTCAACAGCGTGTCGCTGCCGCCGTCGGTCGCGGGCCGGGTCGTCGACGTGTCCCGGTACCACGACATCACCCCGCTGCTGGCGCTCGCCGACGCCCTGATCACCGACTACTCGTCCGTGATGTTCGACTACGCGGTGCTGGACCGGCCGATGTTCTTCTTCGCGTACGACTACGACAAGTACGCGACCGACATCCGCGGCACGTACTTCGACCTGAAGGAGAAGGCGCCGGGCCCGGTGGTGGCCACGGCCGACGAACTCCTCCAGGCGCTCGCCGCCTTCGAGGAGGCGGACGCGAAGTACGCGGAGGCGCGCCAGCGCTTCCTGACCGAGTTCGGCGAGTACGACCACGGGGACGCGGCCCGCCGGATCGTCGCGAAGTTCTTCACCAGGAGCGGCAAGTGAGCCAGCAGAGCGCCGCCGGGGCCGGCGGCCGTGACATCTTCCTCGTCTCCAACAGCGTGGACGAGCTCGGCGGCGTGACCACCTGGTCGCACCAGATCGCGCGGCTGTTCAGCGAGCGCGGGCACCGGGTGCACGTCATC
This genomic window contains:
- a CDS encoding bifunctional glycosyltransferase family 2 protein/CDP-glycerol:glycerophosphate glycerophosphotransferase, whose product is MHVPDVSVVVIVYNDAERLPAAVQSVLDQTLRGVEVVIVDDCSKDASFAVARELEAAHPGRVRAFRLPENSGGCGAPRNHGIQRATGTYVMFLDSDDVLERNACRNMLAAAQRTGADLVSGMCVRVHLDDRWHRTTEWYPWIYSRTRTLESITEYPDLLVYDTLSTNKCYRRAFLLEQGLEFPVGIHYEDLLFSAQAYVAARRITLIPNHVYFWNVIEKASAKSISNRRHEIENFVHRMEIHRRVDELLAAKGHTALKSAKDTKFLKHDLVLHLRDLPLLDDAYRREFARLANGYLAGIDPAAYESVNHLQAICAYLLGKEDWDNLLPAADAMANKGRLSSPLAERDGRVYWCAEHLDDTEGRRILDVTDQGFHTTALSALRLGNRLTSYADDGRGTVTLSGSVVNPLGRIKPDADLKATLEFRARRQIGVRSFSFPVATVRHAGDSIEWTVTADVAGTVRPLGIIDAVWDVRLKLTAGRDRITSRVAIGGVDLENAARLRVRPRLTRLVSDRFEPEMTRKGNLSYVLTAQGPAAVRTRTLIDSAMHGKAAGVVKRGLRRALKARRNIGSGEQKVKLYHEVFSKLPVRKGTVVFESHMGKQYSDSPRAIYEELVRQDAPFEAIWSYAGAKPTGFPPEATLVKRWSWPYLRALAQAEYWVDNQGFPLALAKRPGTTYIQTWHGSALKRMGFHEPRTKAQGKDGQDRFQAAIDRFDHFLIRSEHDARTLAKAFRLREEVLLRTGYPRNDALVAAQREEAQSGERVRGPLAAELGIDPEKKVLLYAPTFRAGADGAVEGFEFPFDVDEFADRLGDRFTLLVRTHYLNSVSLPPSVAGRVVDVSRYHDITPLLALADALITDYSSVMFDYAVLDRPMFFFAYDYDKYATDIRGTYFDLKEKAPGPVVATADELLQALAAFEEADAKYAEARQRFLTEFGEYDHGDAARRIVAKFFTRSGK